In the Paludisphaera rhizosphaerae genome, one interval contains:
- a CDS encoding helix-turn-helix domain-containing protein, translating to MADAVRHGTHGAPFGERHGAAKLKQADIPEILRMRREGMSLRAIGRKFGVAHPAIGRILDGRSRWLTDSERQAFADSMLEAMR from the coding sequence GTGGCTGACGCCGTGCGACACGGAACCCACGGCGCGCCTTTTGGCGAACGGCATGGCGCAGCCAAGCTGAAGCAGGCCGATATCCCCGAAATCCTGCGGATGCGCCGCGAAGGGATGTCGCTTCGCGCTATCGGGCGAAAGTTCGGGGTAGCCCATCCTGCTATCGGTCGAATCCTAGACGGCCGGTCGCGTTGGTTAACCGACTCCGAGCGGCAGGCGTTCGCGGATTCGATGCTGGAAGCCATGCGTTGA